One part of the Gossypium raimondii isolate GPD5lz chromosome 1, ASM2569854v1, whole genome shotgun sequence genome encodes these proteins:
- the LOC105785784 gene encoding probable polygalacturonase At1g80170 isoform X2 has product MDIAEEDTDFLESPSWTSEHGGKVLVNVDSFGAVGDGVSDDTQAFRKAWDTACSTRKSVLLVPPGRRYLVNATKFKGPCAERLIVQIDGTIVAPDEPKNWDPDLPRLWLDFSKLQGVAFRGKGVIDGSGSKWWAASCKKNKSNPCRGAPTALTIDSSSSIKVKGLTIQNSQQMNFVISKSEAVRVFGVKVTCPGDSPNTDGIHITKSTNIVLQDCKIGTGDDCISIVNGSSTIKMKRIYCGPGHGVSIGSLGEDNSVGIVTNVVLDTALLRETTNGVRIKTWQGGSGYVRGVRFENVRMEDVANPIIIDQFYCDSPTTCQNQTSAVQVSQIVYRNISGTTKSKQAIKFACSNTVPCSNLVLSNVNLEKKDGTVETYCNSAQGFGYGLVHPSADCLSSQDKGFILIDRKDNAQLTEPTGDHIIHTEL; this is encoded by the exons ATGGACATTGCAGAAGAAGATACAGACTTTCTTGAGTCCCCATCTTGGACAAGTGAACATGGTGGCAAGGTTCTTGTGAATGTGGATAGCTTTGGAGCAGTTGGAGATGGAGTTTCTGATGACACtcag GCTTTTAGAAAAGCATGGGACACAGCATGCTCTACTCGAAAATCAGTTTTATTGGTTCCTCCTGGACGTCGTTATTTAGTTAATGCTACAAAGTTTAAGGGGCCATGTGCAGAGAGGTTGATTGTTCAG ATTGATGGAACAATAGTGGCCCCAGATGAACCCAAGAATTGGGACCCAGATCTTCCTAGACTGTGgcttgatttttctaagctgCAGGGAGTAGCATTCCGAGGAAAAGGAGTTATCGATGGATCAGGCAGCAAATGGTGGGCAGCTTCTTGCAAAAAGAACAAGTCAAAT CCTTGCAGAGGGGCACCGACA GCACTGACTATAGATTCAAGCTCATCTATTAAGGTGAAAGGCCTTACTATTCAGAACAGCCAACAGATGAATTTCGTCATTTCAAAGTCTGAAGCTGTTCGAGTATTTGGTGTTAAAGTCACATGTCCTGGAGACAGTCCAAACACTGATGGAATCCACATCACTAAATCAACTAATATTGTTCTTCAAGACTGCAAAATAGGAACAG GTGATGATTGCATCTCAATTGTCAATGGTTCATCGACTATCAAGATGAAGAGAATATATTGTGGACCAGGACATGGAGTCAG CATTGGAAGCCTCGGGGAGGATAACTCGGTGGGCATTGTCACAAACGTGGTCTTGGATACAGCATTACTCAGGGAGACTACGAATGGTGTCAGGATTAAAACTTGGCAG GGTGGTTCTGGTTATGTTCGTGGTGTGCGTTTCGAAAATGTGAGGATGGAAGATGTTGCTAACCCCATCATTATTGATCAATTCTACTGTGATTCACCAACAACCTGCCAAAACCAG acATCAGCAGTGCAAGTAAGCCAGATTGTATACCGAAATATTAGTGGGACAACGAAAAGCAAGCAAGCAATCAAGTTTGCCTGCAGTAATACTGTTCCCTGTAGCAATTTAGTCCTAAGCAATGTAAACTTGGAGAAGAAAGATGGCACAGTTGAGACCTACTGCAACTCTGCACAAGGCTTCGGCTACGGGCTTGTTCATCCTTCAGCCGACTGCCTCAGTTCCCAAGACAAAGGCTTTATTCTTATTGACAGGAAAGACAATGCTCAGCTTACCGAACCCACTGGAGATCATATTATTCACACTGAACTCTAA
- the LOC105785784 gene encoding probable polygalacturonase At1g80170 isoform X1 codes for MSYCIYRTKSISQTNKTEQIMAKLFLVSVLGLLIAAYGVAGNVVYDKFNILEELEDMDIAEEDTDFLESPSWTSEHGGKVLVNVDSFGAVGDGVSDDTQAFRKAWDTACSTRKSVLLVPPGRRYLVNATKFKGPCAERLIVQIDGTIVAPDEPKNWDPDLPRLWLDFSKLQGVAFRGKGVIDGSGSKWWAASCKKNKSNPCRGAPTALTIDSSSSIKVKGLTIQNSQQMNFVISKSEAVRVFGVKVTCPGDSPNTDGIHITKSTNIVLQDCKIGTGDDCISIVNGSSTIKMKRIYCGPGHGVSIGSLGEDNSVGIVTNVVLDTALLRETTNGVRIKTWQGGSGYVRGVRFENVRMEDVANPIIIDQFYCDSPTTCQNQTSAVQVSQIVYRNISGTTKSKQAIKFACSNTVPCSNLVLSNVNLEKKDGTVETYCNSAQGFGYGLVHPSADCLSSQDKGFILIDRKDNAQLTEPTGDHIIHTEL; via the exons atgtCTTATTGCATTTATAGAACTAAATCAATCTCCCAAACAAACAAAACAGAACAAATTATGGCTAAATTATTCCTTGTTTCCGTTCTTGGTTTATTGATAGCAGCATATGGAGTTGCAGGAAACGTGGTATATGACAAGTTTAACATACTTGAAGAACTTGAAGACATGGACATTGCAGAAGAAGATACAGACTTTCTTGAGTCCCCATCTTGGACAAGTGAACATGGTGGCAAGGTTCTTGTGAATGTGGATAGCTTTGGAGCAGTTGGAGATGGAGTTTCTGATGACACtcag GCTTTTAGAAAAGCATGGGACACAGCATGCTCTACTCGAAAATCAGTTTTATTGGTTCCTCCTGGACGTCGTTATTTAGTTAATGCTACAAAGTTTAAGGGGCCATGTGCAGAGAGGTTGATTGTTCAG ATTGATGGAACAATAGTGGCCCCAGATGAACCCAAGAATTGGGACCCAGATCTTCCTAGACTGTGgcttgatttttctaagctgCAGGGAGTAGCATTCCGAGGAAAAGGAGTTATCGATGGATCAGGCAGCAAATGGTGGGCAGCTTCTTGCAAAAAGAACAAGTCAAAT CCTTGCAGAGGGGCACCGACA GCACTGACTATAGATTCAAGCTCATCTATTAAGGTGAAAGGCCTTACTATTCAGAACAGCCAACAGATGAATTTCGTCATTTCAAAGTCTGAAGCTGTTCGAGTATTTGGTGTTAAAGTCACATGTCCTGGAGACAGTCCAAACACTGATGGAATCCACATCACTAAATCAACTAATATTGTTCTTCAAGACTGCAAAATAGGAACAG GTGATGATTGCATCTCAATTGTCAATGGTTCATCGACTATCAAGATGAAGAGAATATATTGTGGACCAGGACATGGAGTCAG CATTGGAAGCCTCGGGGAGGATAACTCGGTGGGCATTGTCACAAACGTGGTCTTGGATACAGCATTACTCAGGGAGACTACGAATGGTGTCAGGATTAAAACTTGGCAG GGTGGTTCTGGTTATGTTCGTGGTGTGCGTTTCGAAAATGTGAGGATGGAAGATGTTGCTAACCCCATCATTATTGATCAATTCTACTGTGATTCACCAACAACCTGCCAAAACCAG acATCAGCAGTGCAAGTAAGCCAGATTGTATACCGAAATATTAGTGGGACAACGAAAAGCAAGCAAGCAATCAAGTTTGCCTGCAGTAATACTGTTCCCTGTAGCAATTTAGTCCTAAGCAATGTAAACTTGGAGAAGAAAGATGGCACAGTTGAGACCTACTGCAACTCTGCACAAGGCTTCGGCTACGGGCTTGTTCATCCTTCAGCCGACTGCCTCAGTTCCCAAGACAAAGGCTTTATTCTTATTGACAGGAAAGACAATGCTCAGCTTACCGAACCCACTGGAGATCATATTATTCACACTGAACTCTAA